The Terriglobus roseus sequence TTATGATTTCGATCTGCGCTTCGATCCTGCAGATGGTGCTGCGGAGACACCTTCCAACGACCCCAATCTGTTCACCGCTTTACAGGAGCAGCTTGGGCTGAAGCTGCAGAGTAGCCGCGCTTCCGTTCCGGTACTGGTGGTCGATCACGTGGAGCGGCCCACGCCGAATTGACTCGCCGCGGGCGTGGACCAAGACTTACTTCGCGGGCTTAAACCCGTTATGTGGGTGATCCTTATGGCAGAGCGGAAGCCATGCCCCTCCGAAAGTCTTCGCTTTGCTCGAAGGCCCACTTATCCGCTTTGCGTAGGAATGGGCCACGGGGTTTGTGCCGCGCTTAGTATGGCGAGATGGATCGCAGGCAGATGTTGAAGGTGACGGCGGGCGTTGCTGCGGGGCTGATTATCGAGGTCGTTGAGGGGCCGGTTGCGGACGCACTGCCGGGTGCGGCTGAGGGACTGGTGGCTCTCTGGGATTGCTTCGAGGTTTCGCTGCCTGGGCCTGCCGACGGAAATCCGTTTCTCGAGGTGACGTTTGCGGCGAAGTTCTCGCAGGGTTCTCGTGTCCTGTCTGTGCCCGGCTTTTATGACGGCGATGGCCGCTACATGGTCCGCTTCATGCCCGATGCCGTGGGCGACTGGACGTATGTGACGGAGAGCAACGTGCCCACGCTGGCAGGTCATAAGGGCGGCCTTCGCGTGGTGGCTGCGAGCGGTAACAACCATGGGCCGGTGCGAGTGGCTCATCGCTTCCACTTTGCCTTTGCGGATGGCAAGCCTTACTTCCCTTTCGGCACGACGTGTTACTCCATGGGCTTTATGGGAGAACCTTATGAGACGCAGACGCTGGACGCGCTGCGCACCGCAGGCTTCAACAAGGTGCGGCTGTGCCTGATGCCGAAGGGACAGGGCTCGCGACCGGAGCCTCGTTTGCCGTTCGTGAAGATACCGGCAAACGATGGCAGGCCGTCGCACTTCGATGCAGCGCGGTTCGACCCGGAGTTCTTTCGACACTTTGAGCAGCGCGTGCTGGATCTGCAGAGGATGGGCATTGAGGCCGATGTGATTCTCTTTCATCCCTATGACGGCTGGGGCTTGAAGAGTATGTCGGCCGAAGAGGATGATCGCTATCTTCGGTATGCCGTCGCTCGGCTGGCGGCTTATCGCAATGTGTGGTGGTCGATCGCGAATGAGTATGACCTGGTCAAGACCAGGACGATGACCGACTGGGACCGACACTTCCAGGTGGTGGTTGCGAGTGATCCATATGAACACCTGCGCTCGATCCATCACAGCAAGGTGGTCTATGACCACGGCAAACCGTGGTGTACCCACGCCAGCCTGCAGGAGTATGACTTCAACAAGTCCGAAGAGCGGCGGCAGGCGTGGGGCAAGCCGATTGTCTATGACGAAATTCAGTACGAGGGCAACATCGCTCGCCGCTGGGGGAATCTTTCGGCCGAGGAGATGACACGGCGCTTCTGGCTGGCGACGGTGGCGGGCGCCTATGCGACGCACGGTGATACTTTTCTCACGCCACCGGGGGAACCTGTGTGGAGCGATGGCGGCAAACTACGTGGTTCGAGCGCGCCTCGCATCAAGTTTCTGCGCGAAATAGTGGAAGGCCTGCCGACGGCCGGGCTGAATGAGTTTGTGGGTGCTTATTACCTGTCGGCTGGTATTGAAGGTCAGGTGTATCTCTATTACTTCGATTTTCATGCGCTGGCTGAGTATGACTTTCCCTTGCCTGCAGGGATTACTTTCAAGGGATGGCTGATCGATCCGTTCGCCATGACTCGTATGGAATTGCCGGGCACCTATACCGGTAAGACGAAGGGCACCTCGGCTGTGATCGATGAGAATGTCGGACAGGCGGCGGCCGGTGGCACGAATCATCTGGTGCTGCCGGGTCGCCCCGGGATGGCGGCCTTGTTTGTGCGGGTGGGGAGTTCCCTCAGGGGCTAAAGCCCGGTTTTGGGTGTGATGCTTGATGGCATGGCTGAAGCCATGCCCTCCGAAAGAGGTTCGTGCTTTACGCGAATGTCCCACTCATGACGATGAAGCTGTCATGAATGAGGCACCCGGAGTTGTCGTTGCAATGCAAAGCGGATGCCCGTTGGGCATCCGCTTTCTGGTACTGACTGGACTTTTTGTTTATGCGTCCTTTTCGGTGACTGCCTTCATTGGTTTCTGAGGATACGGGCGGCCGGCATCGAGTGTCTTTTCGAGGTCTGCGTCGTAGCCATACATGTCCTTGAAGAAGTGGATCTCGCCGTCGTCAGACCAGGCAGTGGAGTAAAAGATCACTACCGGGATCGGCTTGGGGAGCGAGACAGACTTGTTGTCGTCGCCGTTGGCCATGGCTTCTGCGATCGTGTCTGCATCCCACTTGGGGTTGTCGCGGAGGACCCAGTCTGCGAGCTTCGGCGGGTCCTGTACGCGGACGCAGCCGTGGGAGTAATCACGGCGTGTGCGCGAGAAGAGTGCCTTCTCATTGGTGTCGTGCAGATACACGTTGAACTGGTTGGGGAACATGAACTTCACCAGGCCCAGCGAGTTCGAGGTGCCGGCCTTCTGCCGGACCATGACCGTGCCCTGCGCGATGCGGTTCATGTCGGGCGATGCGGGCTGGCCCTTCAGATCAACCGTCTCGTAGTTCTTCGCGCCCAGGTAGCCGGGCTGCTTTTCCATGTGCGGAATGATCTCTTTCTTCGCGATCGACGGCGGCACATTCCAGTACGGGCGGAAGACGAGATACTTCATCTGATCCGCGATCATGGGTGTGTGGTGCGTGTCGTCGCTGCTGGCGCCGTCGACAACATTCATGCGGAAGACTTCATGATGATCGGCGCCGGTGCCTTCGAAGGCACGTAGCTGAAATTCAGGCAGGTTCACCATGATGGCTGCGTTCTGATAGTCGTCGTTCAGCCAGCGCCAGCGCTCCATGCTGTCGGCGATCTGTGTGACGCGCGCGGTCACCGGCGTGTTCAGTGCGACGACGACATCGTGCCCAAGCTTGCCGTCTTCAGCAATGCCGTGGCGATGCTGGAAGTGCTTCAGAGCGTCCGTGACGGTGTTGATGTCTGCCGGCGCATTCGCATCGCCGCCCGTGGAGAGGTCACCATACAGCGCCAGCTTCTGTTGCAGCGACTGCATCGCCGGATAACCTGCGGTGAGTGGAACGACCTTTGCCTTGCTGTCGATCTCCGGCAGAGGTGTGCTGTGGTCCTGCGGGACGAGGTCGAGATAGTGCGCGAGCGCAGTCTTCAACTGGCTGTACTGCGCGGCCTGCGGCTCGACAGCGTCCAGTGCCTTGGTGACGTCGCTGGCGTCCAACACCTGGCTGCTGAGGATGGCGGAGGCATCGATCTTGCGATCGTCATAACCCTTGATGCCGAAGGTGAAGTGCGCAGGATTCGCGCGGCCCATGTGAAGGTCGCTGATGAAGCGCATGGCATTCACCGTCAGTGCCACGTCAAAGATCGCGACGCCTTCGGGCGACTTGAGATTTGCAACACGCTCCTGCCACTTGCTGGCGTCGTAGTCGTCCGGGCGAAGGCCGCGCTTGATGGCATTGGAGAACTCGGAGAGCATGGCATTCGCCTGGGCGGTGGGCTTGCCGTTCTTGATCCAGACCGCGTCAAAGTCGTGCGTGTCATACACGCTGGCAACCTGCGACTGAATGTCCGCGAAGTCCGGATACTTCATACCGTCGAGCTTGCCGGGCGTGACGTCTGCCTGGATCTGGGCGGTGTAATCCGGCTCGGAGCTGGCGACGTGATGTGCCAGTTGATGTGCGCGCTTGCAACCAGACAGAAAGGACGTGGCGGAAAGGGCGCCGAGGAGGATCAGTTTAGGGAGCATTCGCATGTGTATGCCAGCTAGGATGCGCGATTTGGCGTGGCGGTTCGTGTGGACCGTGTTTGGTTGGGTTCAGGGTGCTAGGCTGAGGCCTGCATGGATGCACATTTCTTCAAGCTGGACCTGCGGTTGCTGGGCAATACGTTGTGGCTGCACGCCGATCCCTCCGGCGATACGCTGGGGCCGGACCATTCGCTGCGCAGTCTGCGGCCTGTGCGCTTTCGGACGGAGAGCGAGGCGCTCCGGGCGCTGACCGCCGCGGAAGTGGGCACGTGGACGAGCTTTCCGCACGACGGGATCTACGCCACGTTGTCGCACCGGGCGCTGCGGACGATCGGGTTTCGCGGAAACTTCTAGAGTCAGCGGATTTTTCGCGGGATCGCGCTTGTCCGCGTGATTCGGCTGTTCCGCATGATTGGGTTGTCGCGTTTTCGGGCGATATCCCACTCATGACGATGAAGCCGTCAGGAATGGGGCGCCCGGCTTGCGGGCCTTCGCGAAAGTGGGGCAGCCGGATGATCGCCGGTCAATCCATCTGGCATCAACGCCCCTTTACAAATCCTGAGCGGCGGCTTGTAGCAGCATGCTTTCTGCGGCGAGTGGGCCGGTGGGTTCGTCCTCGTGTTTGTAGTAGACGAAGACGTCGCGGGTGGCGCTGAGGGCGTGGAAGCGGGCGGCGTGGTCGGCGACCGTGGACGCGTCGTAGCCGCCCGGCATGCGCAGGCGGTAGCAGGCGAAGTCCGGGGCGGTCTGGACTTCGGGCGTGCAGAGGTCTTCGCTCTCGGCGATGCAGACGGCTGCGCCGTGTGCGCGCAGGGCGGTCCAGGTGTCTTCCGTGAACCAGCTTTCGTGGCGAAACTCAAAGCAGATGCGGCCTGCGTTGGCCATTTGTGGCAGCGCCAGGAAGGCTTCGAGGCGGGGTGCGTCTGCTTTGAAGTTGGGCGGTAACTGGAAGAGCAGGCAGCCCAGCATTCCGGCGCTGCGGACGGGTTCGAGCGCCGTCAGAAAGCGGTCGATGGCGTCGCCGCAGTCGCGCAGGCGCTTGCGGTGCGTGACGATCTCAGGCGCCTTGAAGCTGAACCGAAAGCCTGCGCCGGCGGCGGCCATCCAGCCTTCGAGCTGCGCTGCTGTCGGCAGCGCGCGGAAGGTGTAGTTGACTTCGACGGAGTTGAGGCGCGAGGCATAGTGCTCGAGAAAGCGCTTGGCCGGGAACTTGGGCGGGTAGAAGCCGGGCTTCCATGTCGCGTACGCCCAGCCGGAGGTGCCGGCGAAGAGGGCTGCTGGCTTCTCGGGTTGGGTCTGATCCGGCATGTCTTCCACGCTCTCATATTGCGCGATGGGGTGTCATGTGGACACGGGACTGGGTGCATTGGTGCCGGGTGCTCCATTCATGACGGCTACTTCGTCATGCGTGGGACTCGCGCGGAGCGCAAACGTGAAACCTTCGGCAGCCAGGACGGTCGCGCTCAGCGCGACATCCCAACCTGGCTTCGCAAGCATTGGGCACCCGTCGTGTCACTGCACCGCAGACGCTGAAACGGACACCTTGCGGTGTCCGTTTCTTAGATATTTGGGGCGGCTAGAGGGATTTGAACCCTCGACATCGGGTGCCACAGACCCGCGTTCTAACCCCTGAACTATAGCCGCCGTACTCTTTCGATTGTAGCATCGCAGCCACTTCTGCCCCCAATGGCCTTATGCTGCCCCTATGGCGTATGGCGAACGGGCGGAACTCGATCCTGAGATTGCATCCACGGTGGACTCGGATGTGGTGCGAACGAAACCGAAGACGGAGCGACTGCTCTCAGTCGATGTGCTGCGTGGACTGACCATCGCCTTCATGATTCTGGTGAATAACCAGCCCGGGCCGGGCGCGTTCTTTGAGCTGCAGCATGCGCAGTGGAATGGCTTCACGCTGACCGACCTGGTCTTTCCGACGTTCCTGTTCCTGGTGGGCCTGTCGCTGGTGCTGTCGACTGCGGCGCGGCTGGCTCGCGGCGCTTCGCGGCAGACGCTGTTTCTGCATGCGCTGCGTCGCTCTGCTGTGCTGGCGCTCTTCGGCATCGTGGTGAATACCTTTCCGTTCGAGCATCTGGACCGCATCCGTTTCTACGGCGTGCTGCAGCGCACGGCGATCTGTTACCTGGTGGTGAGCACGCTTTGCCTGCTGCGGACGGGATGGAAGGACAAGGCAGCCGTCGCCGTAACGTGCCTGGTCGTTTACTGGGTGCTGATGCGCTTTGTGCCGGTTCCCGGCTTCGGCACGCCGACGCATGAGATCCCCATCAACGATCCCAATGCCAACCTGACGGCGTGGCTGG is a genomic window containing:
- a CDS encoding DUF5060 domain-containing protein, whose protein sequence is MDRRQMLKVTAGVAAGLIIEVVEGPVADALPGAAEGLVALWDCFEVSLPGPADGNPFLEVTFAAKFSQGSRVLSVPGFYDGDGRYMVRFMPDAVGDWTYVTESNVPTLAGHKGGLRVVAASGNNHGPVRVAHRFHFAFADGKPYFPFGTTCYSMGFMGEPYETQTLDALRTAGFNKVRLCLMPKGQGSRPEPRLPFVKIPANDGRPSHFDAARFDPEFFRHFEQRVLDLQRMGIEADVILFHPYDGWGLKSMSAEEDDRYLRYAVARLAAYRNVWWSIANEYDLVKTRTMTDWDRHFQVVVASDPYEHLRSIHHSKVVYDHGKPWCTHASLQEYDFNKSEERRQAWGKPIVYDEIQYEGNIARRWGNLSAEEMTRRFWLATVAGAYATHGDTFLTPPGEPVWSDGGKLRGSSAPRIKFLREIVEGLPTAGLNEFVGAYYLSAGIEGQVYLYYFDFHALAEYDFPLPAGITFKGWLIDPFAMTRMELPGTYTGKTKGTSAVIDENVGQAAAGGTNHLVLPGRPGMAALFVRVGSSLRG
- a CDS encoding L,D-transpeptidase family protein; this encodes MLPKLILLGALSATSFLSGCKRAHQLAHHVASSEPDYTAQIQADVTPGKLDGMKYPDFADIQSQVASVYDTHDFDAVWIKNGKPTAQANAMLSEFSNAIKRGLRPDDYDASKWQERVANLKSPEGVAIFDVALTVNAMRFISDLHMGRANPAHFTFGIKGYDDRKIDASAILSSQVLDASDVTKALDAVEPQAAQYSQLKTALAHYLDLVPQDHSTPLPEIDSKAKVVPLTAGYPAMQSLQQKLALYGDLSTGGDANAPADINTVTDALKHFQHRHGIAEDGKLGHDVVVALNTPVTARVTQIADSMERWRWLNDDYQNAAIMVNLPEFQLRAFEGTGADHHEVFRMNVVDGASSDDTHHTPMIADQMKYLVFRPYWNVPPSIAKKEIIPHMEKQPGYLGAKNYETVDLKGQPASPDMNRIAQGTVMVRQKAGTSNSLGLVKFMFPNQFNVYLHDTNEKALFSRTRRDYSHGCVRVQDPPKLADWVLRDNPKWDADTIAEAMANGDDNKSVSLPKPIPVVIFYSTAWSDDGEIHFFKDMYGYDADLEKTLDAGRPYPQKPMKAVTEKDA
- a CDS encoding DUF72 domain-containing protein, which gives rise to MPDQTQPEKPAALFAGTSGWAYATWKPGFYPPKFPAKRFLEHYASRLNSVEVNYTFRALPTAAQLEGWMAAAGAGFRFSFKAPEIVTHRKRLRDCGDAIDRFLTALEPVRSAGMLGCLLFQLPPNFKADAPRLEAFLALPQMANAGRICFEFRHESWFTEDTWTALRAHGAAVCIAESEDLCTPEVQTAPDFACYRLRMPGGYDASTVADHAARFHALSATRDVFVYYKHEDEPTGPLAAESMLLQAAAQDL
- a CDS encoding acyltransferase family protein, with amino-acid sequence MAYGERAELDPEIASTVDSDVVRTKPKTERLLSVDVLRGLTIAFMILVNNQPGPGAFFELQHAQWNGFTLTDLVFPTFLFLVGLSLVLSTAARLARGASRQTLFLHALRRSAVLALFGIVVNTFPFEHLDRIRFYGVLQRTAICYLVVSTLCLLRTGWKDKAAVAVTCLVVYWVLMRFVPVPGFGTPTHEIPINDPNANLTAWLDRLIFAPQHLYQQVRDPEGLLSTLPAVSTALYGVLAGMWLRTKRATAAKPMGLALAGASMGVAGLLWNYEFPINKKLWTSSYSLWAGGLSLLLLALAVYLIDVKRWGRSGLPADEAPAIYKPLMVFGTNSILAYMVSELLPVAVALIHTANGTVLRVYENWLRGLIPVRGWPELVFGLTVVAVTWAVVYPFYRKRIFLRV